The proteins below come from a single Nocardiopsis gilva YIM 90087 genomic window:
- a CDS encoding cation diffusion facilitator family transporter codes for MGHGHGHGHGQVTAGAANRGRLTVVLGMMLSVAVIQVIGAMTTGSLALLADAGHTVADSFGVALALVAVWIAARPPSLKRTFGFQRAEVLAAAINALVLMGLCTFIVIEAIDRLTNPRPVAGLGVVAVAAFSLVMNVVALFMLRSGQKESLNVRGAYLEVMGDAMASIGVIAAGAIIWLTGWERTDSIVSLLIALVIVPRAWNLMREAVHVLLEATPRDMDLNEVREHLLRQPGVLDVHDLHAWTITSGIPVLSAHVVVEEDRLADSGRILDDLHNCLSGHFDVDHSTLQLEPEGHYDHEGATHV; via the coding sequence ATGGGCCACGGGCACGGCCACGGACATGGGCAGGTCACCGCAGGAGCCGCCAACCGCGGCCGGCTGACCGTCGTGCTGGGGATGATGCTGAGCGTCGCCGTTATCCAGGTCATCGGCGCGATGACCACCGGGAGCCTGGCGCTGCTGGCCGACGCCGGACACACCGTCGCCGACTCCTTCGGCGTCGCGCTGGCGCTGGTGGCGGTCTGGATCGCCGCGCGACCGCCGTCCCTGAAGCGCACGTTCGGCTTCCAGCGGGCCGAGGTCCTGGCCGCGGCCATCAACGCCCTGGTGCTGATGGGCCTGTGCACGTTCATCGTCATCGAGGCGATCGACCGGCTGACCAACCCCCGCCCGGTGGCCGGTCTCGGCGTCGTAGCCGTCGCCGCGTTCAGCCTGGTGATGAACGTGGTCGCGCTGTTCATGCTGCGCTCCGGCCAGAAGGAGAGCCTCAACGTCCGCGGCGCCTACCTGGAGGTCATGGGCGACGCCATGGCCTCCATCGGGGTCATCGCCGCCGGCGCCATCATCTGGCTCACCGGGTGGGAGCGCACCGACTCCATCGTGTCGCTGCTCATCGCGCTGGTCATCGTCCCCCGCGCGTGGAACCTGATGAGAGAGGCCGTCCACGTCCTCTTGGAGGCCACACCGCGCGATATGGACCTCAACGAAGTCCGCGAGCACCTGCTGCGCCAGCCCGGCGTCCTCGACGTCCACGACCTGCACGCCTGGACCATCACCTCGGGCATCCCGGTGCTGTCGGCCCACGTCGTGGTCGAGGAGGACCGACTGGCCGACTCCGGCCGGATCCTTGACGACCTGCACAACTGCCTGTCCGGCCACTTCGACGTGGACCACTCGACCCTCCAGCTCGAACCCGAGGGCCATTACGATCACGAGGGCGCCACACACGTGTGA
- the nhaA gene encoding Na+/H+ antiporter NhaA, producing the protein MTERRQIVDLLRSDVVSGFLLIAGAVVALLLANSPLHDGYEAIRTFTFGPESLHLHLSVEAWASDALLAIFFFIVGNELKQEFVHGELRNPRRAMLPIVAAVCGMVVPALIYVAVNIGEGPAIKGWGIPMATDIAFAVAILAVVGRYLPPALRTFLLTLAIVDDLGAIVVIAIFYTSDISFVPLVIAFALLAVFGYLQNGRGLARALDRSPLPNWLIYVPLAVAIWALMHASGVHATIAGVAMGLLMRTTPLPHESTSPSERVEHIIRPWSSSLVLPFFALMSAGVVFTGFGTLFSDSAALGVVLGLVVGKLIGISGGAWVTTKITSAELNPSLSWIDIIGMSMLAGIGFTVSLLISELSFPGAPQMMSDAKGGVLFASLAATVLASIVLSARNAHYRKIGPEHAEAKEPNGQSAQ; encoded by the coding sequence ATGACCGAACGCCGCCAAATCGTCGATCTACTTCGATCCGATGTCGTCAGCGGTTTCCTGCTCATAGCGGGAGCGGTCGTCGCCCTCTTGTTGGCCAACTCCCCGTTGCACGACGGCTACGAGGCCATCCGCACCTTCACCTTCGGCCCCGAGTCGCTCCATCTCCACCTGTCGGTCGAGGCATGGGCCTCCGACGCCCTCCTGGCGATCTTCTTCTTCATCGTCGGCAACGAGCTCAAGCAGGAGTTCGTCCACGGCGAGCTGCGCAATCCCCGGCGCGCGATGCTGCCCATCGTCGCGGCCGTCTGCGGCATGGTGGTCCCGGCGCTGATCTACGTCGCCGTCAACATCGGCGAGGGCCCGGCGATCAAAGGCTGGGGCATCCCGATGGCCACCGACATCGCCTTCGCCGTCGCGATCCTCGCGGTGGTGGGCCGCTACCTCCCCCCGGCGCTGCGCACCTTCCTGCTGACGCTCGCCATCGTCGACGACCTCGGCGCCATCGTCGTCATCGCCATCTTCTACACGAGCGACATCTCGTTCGTGCCGCTGGTGATCGCCTTCGCCCTGCTCGCCGTCTTCGGCTACCTGCAGAACGGCCGCGGGCTCGCCCGCGCCCTGGACCGCTCGCCCCTCCCGAACTGGCTCATCTACGTCCCGCTCGCGGTCGCGATCTGGGCGCTCATGCACGCCAGCGGCGTGCACGCCACCATCGCGGGTGTCGCCATGGGCCTGCTCATGCGCACGACGCCGCTGCCGCACGAGTCGACCTCCCCCAGCGAGCGCGTGGAGCACATCATCCGCCCCTGGTCCTCCAGCCTGGTGCTGCCCTTCTTCGCGCTCATGTCGGCCGGTGTCGTCTTCACCGGGTTCGGCACGCTGTTCTCCGACTCCGCCGCGCTCGGCGTCGTCCTCGGCCTGGTCGTGGGCAAGCTGATCGGCATCTCCGGCGGCGCCTGGGTCACCACCAAGATCACCAGCGCCGAACTCAACCCGTCGCTGAGCTGGATCGACATCATCGGCATGTCGATGCTCGCCGGGATCGGGTTCACCGTCTCCCTACTCATCAGCGAGCTGTCGTTCCCCGGCGCCCCGCAGATGATGAGCGACGCCAAGGGCGGCGTGCTGTTCGCCTCACTCGCGGCCACCGTCCTGGCCTCCATCGTGCTCTCGGCGCGCAATGCCCACTACCGCAAGATCGGTCCGGAGCACGCCGAGGCAAAGGAGCCCAACGGCCAGAGCGCCCAATAA
- a CDS encoding TrkH family potassium uptake protein, producing MLPRLRPRLRREDAAQDIPRAPWGRPARIFVTLFVIVDLTGAGLLLLPVAHADGARLTVVEAVFTSTTALAVCGLSVIGLGSELSLFGQLVVMVLIQIGGIGIMVLASMLGAVVIRRFGLRMQLSTQAETRSLSVGDVRGMVTRIVAASLTCEGVVAVIIIPRMWFTQDVSAAGAVYHGAFHAVSAFNNAGLSLYDDSLTRFSGDPFILFPIAAATILGGLGFPVLLELRRQFRTPHTWTLHAKLTIVTTVLLFAAGAVIVTALEWTNPATLGPLGWQGKLVDGTFHGIMPRSGGFNVTDVGAMDQSTLLVVIMLMFVGGGSAGTAGGIKVATLAVLFLVVWTEVRGHPQVHVFGRRLSSGAIRQALSLTFLSMTVVVVSTVVLLVTTPFQLTEVLFEVVSASGVVGLSTGITPELHPAAQTLLIVLMIAGRIGPVTFASALALRERTRRYDLAESRPIIG from the coding sequence ATGCTTCCGCGCCTCCGCCCCCGACTCCGGAGAGAGGACGCCGCGCAGGACATCCCCCGGGCACCCTGGGGCCGCCCCGCCCGGATCTTCGTGACGCTCTTCGTCATCGTCGACCTGACCGGGGCCGGACTGCTTCTGCTCCCCGTCGCCCACGCCGACGGCGCGCGGCTCACCGTCGTCGAGGCGGTGTTCACCTCCACCACGGCGCTCGCTGTCTGCGGGCTGTCGGTCATCGGCCTGGGGTCGGAGCTCTCCCTGTTCGGCCAGCTCGTGGTCATGGTGCTGATCCAGATCGGCGGTATCGGCATCATGGTGCTGGCGTCCATGCTGGGGGCGGTGGTGATCCGCCGGTTCGGGCTGCGCATGCAGCTCAGCACGCAGGCCGAGACCCGCAGCCTCAGCGTCGGCGACGTGCGCGGCATGGTCACCCGGATCGTCGCCGCGAGCCTCACCTGCGAGGGCGTGGTCGCCGTGATCATCATCCCGCGGATGTGGTTCACCCAGGACGTCTCCGCCGCCGGGGCCGTCTACCACGGCGCCTTCCACGCGGTGTCGGCCTTCAACAACGCGGGCCTCTCGCTCTACGACGACAGCCTGACCCGCTTCTCCGGCGACCCCTTCATCCTCTTCCCCATCGCCGCCGCGACCATCCTGGGCGGGCTGGGCTTCCCCGTGCTCCTGGAGCTGCGACGGCAGTTCCGCACACCGCACACCTGGACCCTGCACGCCAAGCTCACCATCGTCACCACGGTGCTCCTGTTCGCCGCGGGGGCCGTCATCGTGACCGCGCTGGAGTGGACCAACCCCGCCACGCTGGGCCCGCTGGGCTGGCAGGGCAAGCTGGTCGACGGCACGTTCCACGGGATCATGCCGCGCAGTGGCGGGTTCAACGTCACCGACGTCGGCGCCATGGACCAGTCCACGCTGCTGGTCGTCATCATGCTGATGTTCGTCGGCGGCGGGAGCGCCGGGACGGCCGGCGGCATCAAGGTCGCCACGCTCGCGGTGCTCTTCCTGGTGGTCTGGACGGAGGTCCGCGGCCACCCCCAGGTGCACGTCTTCGGGCGGCGCCTGTCCAGCGGGGCGATCCGCCAGGCGCTGAGCCTGACGTTCCTGTCGATGACCGTGGTGGTCGTCTCCACCGTTGTCCTGCTCGTCACCACGCCGTTCCAGCTCACCGAGGTCCTGTTCGAGGTAGTGTCCGCTTCCGGGGTGGTCGGGCTGTCCACCGGAATCACCCCCGAGTTGCATCCGGCGGCACAGACGCTGCTGATCGTGCTGATGATCGCCGGCCGGATCGGACCCGTCACGTTCGCCTCGGCGCTCGCGCTGCGCGAGCGGACCCGCCGCTATGACCTGGCCGAATCGCGGCCCATCATTGGTTAA
- a CDS encoding potassium channel family protein produces the protein MQRSKTNDKRVLVIGLGRFGSSLALELVAHGWEVLGMDSSPRLVQAYADALTHTVVADATDDEALRQIGAQEFTRAVVAIGTHLEESILATSLLVDMGVPHIWAKAVSRRHGRILQQIGAHHVVLPEHDMGERVAHLVSGRMLDFVELEEDFALGKTRAPRELIGLKLGESGIRSKHGITVVCIKRHGEQFTYATAETVPQKGDVIVVAGKTNDVERFAEIS, from the coding sequence GTGCAGCGGAGCAAGACCAATGACAAACGGGTGCTCGTCATCGGGCTGGGCCGGTTCGGCAGTTCCCTGGCCCTGGAACTGGTGGCACACGGCTGGGAGGTCCTTGGCATGGACTCCAGTCCGCGGCTGGTCCAGGCCTACGCCGACGCCCTGACCCACACCGTGGTCGCCGACGCCACCGACGACGAGGCCCTGCGGCAGATCGGCGCGCAGGAGTTCACGCGGGCCGTGGTCGCGATCGGCACCCACCTGGAGGAGAGCATCCTGGCCACCTCCCTCCTGGTCGACATGGGTGTGCCGCACATCTGGGCCAAGGCGGTCAGCCGCCGGCACGGCCGCATCCTGCAGCAGATCGGCGCCCACCACGTGGTACTGCCCGAGCACGACATGGGTGAGCGCGTGGCCCACCTGGTGTCCGGGCGGATGCTGGACTTCGTGGAGCTGGAGGAGGACTTCGCGCTCGGCAAGACGCGCGCTCCGCGCGAGCTGATCGGGCTCAAGCTGGGGGAGTCCGGGATCCGCTCCAAGCACGGCATCACCGTGGTCTGCATCAAGCGGCACGGCGAGCAGTTCACCTACGCGACCGCCGAGACCGTCCCGCAGAAGGGCGACGTCATCGTGGTCGCCGGAAAGACGAACGACGTGGAGCGGTTCGCCGAGATCAGCTGA
- a CDS encoding metal ABC transporter substrate-binding protein, translating into MRSGRVAARVAAGVAISAIAAGCGTASDSGSDGDGSAVSVITGVYPLEWLATQVGGDRVEVTNLTEPGAEPHDLELSPPQIRKINDADVNFYVHGLQPAIDDALEQQPSERVLDVGDLVELLPSEVAAGEDKGHDHEGEDAEEHGNDEESGDGHDHGGTDPHMWQDPQLMAEAATGLAKRLAEVDPDHADTYTANAEKVGSELDAIDDEYSTGLAECTSRDLLTNHSAFGYLAHRYDLHQVGISGLNPETEPSPARIAEISDLVKDEGITTVFTETLASPAVAETIASETGAKTAVLDPIEGITDQSPGDDYPSVMRANLKAISKGLGCS; encoded by the coding sequence ATGCGATCAGGGAGAGTGGCCGCGCGCGTCGCGGCGGGTGTTGCGATCAGTGCGATCGCGGCCGGATGCGGCACCGCGTCCGACAGCGGGAGCGACGGAGACGGAAGCGCGGTCAGTGTGATCACCGGCGTCTACCCGCTGGAGTGGCTGGCCACGCAGGTTGGCGGCGATCGCGTCGAGGTCACCAACCTGACCGAGCCCGGCGCCGAGCCGCACGACCTGGAGCTGAGCCCGCCCCAGATCCGCAAGATCAACGACGCGGACGTCAACTTCTACGTCCACGGCCTGCAACCCGCGATCGACGACGCCCTGGAGCAGCAGCCCAGTGAGCGCGTGTTGGACGTCGGCGACCTGGTCGAGCTCCTTCCCTCCGAGGTTGCGGCCGGGGAGGACAAGGGCCATGACCACGAGGGCGAGGACGCCGAGGAGCACGGCAACGACGAGGAGTCGGGCGACGGCCACGACCACGGCGGCACCGACCCGCACATGTGGCAGGACCCCCAGTTGATGGCCGAGGCCGCCACCGGCCTGGCCAAGCGGCTGGCCGAGGTCGACCCGGACCACGCCGACACCTACACGGCCAACGCCGAGAAGGTCGGCTCCGAGCTCGACGCGATCGACGACGAGTACTCCACCGGCCTCGCCGAGTGCACGAGCCGCGATCTGCTCACCAACCACAGCGCGTTCGGCTATCTGGCCCACCGCTACGATCTCCACCAGGTCGGTATCAGCGGACTCAACCCCGAGACCGAGCCATCCCCGGCCCGCATCGCCGAGATCTCCGACCTGGTGAAGGACGAGGGGATCACCACGGTCTTCACCGAGACCCTGGCGAGCCCCGCGGTCGCCGAGACCATCGCCTCCGAGACGGGAGCGAAAACTGCCGTGCTCGACCCCATCGAGGGCATCACCGACCAGTCGCCGGGCGACGATTACCCGTCGGTCATGCGCGCCAACCTGAAGGCGATTTCGAAGGGACTCGGCTGCTCCTGA
- a CDS encoding DUF397 domain-containing protein — translation MTAYNGIKASELTNVSWQKSQRSNSRGTCVEMARLTDGRIAMRNSNFPEGPALVYTQAEIDALIMGAKDGDFDNLLG, via the coding sequence GTGACTGCTTACAACGGCATCAAGGCGTCCGAACTCACCAACGTCTCCTGGCAGAAGAGCCAGCGCAGCAACTCTCGCGGCACGTGCGTCGAGATGGCCCGGCTGACCGATGGCCGGATCGCGATGCGCAACTCCAACTTCCCCGAGGGCCCGGCCCTGGTCTACACCCAGGCCGAGATCGACGCCCTGATCATGGGCGCCAAGGACGGTGACTTCGACAACCTGCTGGGCTGA
- a CDS encoding helix-turn-helix domain-containing protein — MLLGSELRKYREARDISRAAAGHHIRGSESKISRMELGRVGFKERDVEDLLKLYGVTDKQVIRTLTDLARDTKKPGWWQHYGESLPNWFQSYVGLEEAASRIRVYEAQFVHGLLQTEEYARAVVSSGVLTPSLEVEHRVEVRMKRQRHIYEGPDVRLWAILDEAALRRPVGPADIMRRQLQTLLDACDHPNITLQVIPFAAGAVAAEAGSFTILRYPDFELSDIIYLEQLTGSMCLDRRSEIDAYTMAMERLSVIADPPSQTQSLIKGMIDDL, encoded by the coding sequence ATGCTGCTCGGATCGGAACTGCGCAAGTACCGAGAGGCGCGCGACATCTCTCGAGCGGCGGCGGGGCACCACATCCGGGGCTCGGAATCCAAGATCAGCCGGATGGAACTGGGCCGGGTCGGGTTCAAGGAGCGGGACGTCGAGGACCTGCTCAAGCTCTACGGGGTGACCGACAAGCAGGTCATCCGGACTCTGACCGACCTCGCCCGCGATACCAAGAAACCGGGATGGTGGCAGCACTACGGCGAGTCGCTGCCCAACTGGTTCCAGTCCTATGTCGGCCTGGAAGAGGCCGCCAGCCGGATCCGCGTGTATGAGGCGCAGTTCGTCCACGGTCTGCTGCAGACCGAAGAGTACGCCCGCGCCGTGGTCTCGTCCGGTGTGCTGACGCCCAGCCTGGAGGTCGAGCACCGCGTCGAGGTGCGCATGAAGCGGCAGCGCCACATCTACGAGGGGCCGGACGTGCGACTGTGGGCGATCCTCGACGAGGCCGCGCTCCGCCGTCCGGTCGGTCCCGCGGACATCATGCGAAGACAGCTCCAGACCCTGCTCGACGCCTGCGACCACCCGAACATCACGTTGCAGGTGATCCCGTTCGCGGCGGGCGCCGTCGCGGCCGAGGCGGGGTCCTTCACGATTCTGCGCTACCCCGACTTCGAGCTGTCGGACATCATCTACCTCGAACAGCTCACCGGCTCGATGTGCCTGGACCGACGGAGTGAGATCGACGCCTACACCATGGCGATGGAACGGCTGAGCGTGATCGCCGACCCGCCGTCCCAGACGCAGAGCCTGATCAAGGGCATGATCGACGATCTCTAG
- a CDS encoding ATP-binding protein produces MTGQPAQESLGRTAGEEMAAEVGDPNGPWWVPILRNGVRGRLDGRSDRRGLDILCWSLVAQSGAPAIGREICGGVLREWGMAGLTGDVQLVVSELITNALRHGCRCSPAAAVGACGADVQLGMVRWGGELICAVRDESDRLPARREPDFMLESGRGLHLVGSFARRWGVLPTFPSGKYVWALFA; encoded by the coding sequence GTGACCGGACAACCAGCCCAGGAATCGCTAGGGAGGACCGCCGGCGAGGAAATGGCGGCGGAGGTCGGTGACCCGAACGGGCCGTGGTGGGTGCCGATCCTGCGAAACGGCGTCCGCGGTCGGCTCGACGGCCGTTCCGACCGCCGCGGACTCGACATTCTTTGTTGGAGCTTGGTGGCGCAATCCGGAGCGCCCGCCATCGGCCGCGAGATCTGCGGCGGTGTGCTGCGCGAGTGGGGCATGGCGGGCCTCACCGGAGACGTGCAGCTGGTGGTATCCGAACTCATTACCAACGCTCTGCGGCACGGGTGCCGATGTTCGCCGGCCGCGGCGGTCGGCGCCTGCGGTGCCGACGTTCAGCTCGGCATGGTGCGCTGGGGAGGCGAACTCATCTGTGCTGTCCGGGATGAAAGCGATCGACTTCCGGCCCGGCGCGAGCCCGACTTCATGTTGGAGAGTGGCCGGGGCCTGCACCTCGTCGGGTCGTTCGCCCGACGCTGGGGTGTTCTGCCCACCTTTCCGAGCGGTAAGTATGTTTGGGCGCTGTTCGCCTGA
- a CDS encoding glycerophosphodiester phosphodiesterase: protein MPGINGSSGLARAQRRGAGARTGSSRRPVIVVAHRGASAYAPENTLSALRLARIHHADMAEIDVRRTADGQFVVIHDLDLRRTTNVAELYPDRRSWRVSDFTLAEIRRLDAGSWFGDRFTGERVPTLTEALDAMRADGLGALVELKVHRRDPEMCRDLAMFLRADPYWRAAGADGRLILQSFDWVTLRQVAEVVPGVHTAVLGKTYGRFGLRRIARYARQINPHHLRVTAPYVRHAHAQGLTLFGWTVNNDHAIRRMIRDGVDGIITDYPDRVAGYRALAA from the coding sequence ATGCCGGGCATCAATGGTTCCAGTGGCCTCGCGCGGGCGCAGCGGCGCGGTGCCGGCGCCAGGACCGGATCGTCTCGGCGCCCGGTGATCGTCGTCGCGCATCGCGGTGCCTCGGCCTACGCACCGGAGAACACGCTGTCCGCGCTTCGGCTGGCCCGCATCCACCATGCCGACATGGCCGAAATCGACGTGCGGAGGACCGCCGACGGCCAGTTCGTCGTCATCCACGACCTCGACCTGCGCCGCACCACCAACGTCGCCGAGCTGTACCCCGACCGCCGGTCGTGGCGGGTCTCCGACTTCACCCTCGCCGAGATCCGCCGCCTCGACGCCGGTTCCTGGTTCGGCGACCGCTTCACTGGAGAACGCGTCCCGACGCTGACCGAGGCGCTGGACGCGATGCGGGCGGACGGCCTGGGCGCCCTGGTCGAGCTCAAGGTGCACCGCCGCGACCCCGAGATGTGCCGTGATCTGGCCATGTTCCTCCGGGCCGACCCGTACTGGCGCGCGGCGGGCGCCGATGGTCGGCTCATCCTGCAAAGCTTCGACTGGGTCACCCTGCGCCAGGTCGCCGAGGTCGTTCCGGGGGTGCACACGGCGGTTCTGGGCAAGACGTACGGCCGTTTCGGGCTTCGCCGGATCGCCCGCTACGCGCGCCAGATCAACCCGCATCATCTTCGGGTGACCGCTCCCTATGTCCGCCACGCCCACGCGCAGGGGCTGACCCTTTTCGGGTGGACTGTCAACAATGACCACGCGATCCGGCGGATGATCCGTGACGGTGTTGACGGGATTATCACCGATTATCCGGACCGCGTGGCCGGGTATCGAGCTCTCGCGGCCTGA
- a CDS encoding pyridoxamine 5'-phosphate oxidase family protein, which yields MTEPRAARPFMPGYGVQGPDAGGGLLPWSWAEERLRESHDYWVSSVWPDGRPHTMPVWGVWDAQELWFRSARRSRKVRNLRLDPRISVATCDARRPVVVEGRAAFVTEDAVLDYLTVLFNAKYRTRFTASFLDPAVCSTVRVRPHWVFALDMNDFDGSPTRWKFDTD from the coding sequence ATGACCGAGCCGCGCGCCGCCCGCCCGTTCATGCCCGGCTACGGTGTCCAGGGTCCCGACGCGGGCGGTGGTCTGCTGCCGTGGTCGTGGGCCGAGGAGCGGCTGCGCGAGTCCCACGACTACTGGGTGTCCAGCGTGTGGCCGGACGGCCGCCCGCACACGATGCCGGTCTGGGGCGTCTGGGACGCCCAAGAGCTCTGGTTCCGCAGTGCTCGGCGGTCGCGCAAGGTGCGCAACCTTCGCCTGGACCCGCGGATCTCCGTGGCCACCTGCGACGCGCGGCGCCCGGTCGTGGTCGAGGGACGCGCCGCGTTCGTCACCGAGGACGCCGTGCTCGACTACCTCACCGTCCTGTTCAACGCCAAGTACCGGACGCGTTTCACCGCGAGCTTTCTGGACCCGGCGGTCTGCTCGACGGTGCGCGTGCGTCCGCACTGGGTATTCGCGCTGGACATGAACGACTTCGACGGCTCGCCCACGCGCTGGAAGTTCGACACCGACTAA
- a CDS encoding acyl-CoA dehydrogenase family protein, which translates to MTTAHAGASLDAAALRQRVADVVAANDPATTDPTEFLAARFDAGLAWIHFPEGEGGLGAPRALQAVVDEEFERFGAAPVDYGKLVIGLGMAAPTIVAFGTPEQRLRYLKPLYVGEEIWCQLFSEPGAGSDLAALGTRAVRDGDAWVVNGQKVWTSHAHRARWAILVTRTDPDVPKHRGMTYFICDMQAPGVEVRPLRQLTGEAAFNEVYLTDVRIPDSQRLGGVGEGWRVAQTTLMNERVSIGGKPEPREGGLIGFAADVWRSSPELRTPGLHDALMRLWVEAEAARLTQERLRQQLAIGQPGPEGSAAKLAFARLNQEISGLEVELLGPEGLAYDDWTFHRPEKMDLTGRGAGYRYLRSRGNSIEGGTSEILRNIIAERVLGLPGEIRVDKDVAWKDLPK; encoded by the coding sequence ATGACAACGGCCCACGCGGGGGCGTCGCTCGACGCCGCCGCACTACGGCAGCGGGTCGCGGACGTCGTCGCCGCGAACGATCCCGCCACCACCGATCCCACCGAGTTCCTGGCCGCCCGCTTCGACGCTGGGCTGGCGTGGATCCACTTCCCCGAGGGCGAGGGCGGCCTGGGCGCGCCGCGCGCCCTGCAGGCCGTGGTCGACGAGGAGTTCGAGCGCTTCGGCGCCGCACCCGTCGATTACGGGAAGCTGGTCATCGGTCTGGGCATGGCCGCCCCGACCATTGTCGCCTTCGGCACCCCCGAGCAGCGCCTCCGCTACCTCAAGCCGCTGTACGTCGGTGAGGAGATCTGGTGCCAGCTGTTCAGCGAGCCCGGCGCCGGGTCCGACCTCGCCGCGCTGGGTACCCGCGCGGTACGCGACGGCGACGCGTGGGTGGTCAACGGACAGAAGGTGTGGACCTCGCACGCGCACCGCGCCCGCTGGGCGATCCTGGTGACCCGCACGGACCCCGACGTCCCCAAGCACCGGGGCATGACCTACTTCATCTGCGACATGCAGGCGCCGGGCGTGGAGGTGCGTCCGCTGCGCCAGTTGACCGGCGAGGCCGCGTTCAACGAGGTCTACCTGACCGACGTCCGTATCCCCGACTCCCAGCGGCTGGGCGGGGTCGGTGAGGGCTGGCGGGTCGCACAGACCACGCTGATGAACGAACGCGTGTCCATCGGGGGCAAGCCGGAGCCGCGCGAGGGCGGCCTCATCGGTTTCGCCGCGGATGTCTGGCGCTCCTCTCCGGAGCTGCGCACGCCGGGCCTGCACGACGCGCTGATGCGGCTGTGGGTGGAGGCTGAGGCCGCACGGCTGACCCAGGAGAGGCTGCGCCAGCAGCTCGCGATCGGCCAGCCGGGACCGGAAGGCTCCGCCGCCAAACTCGCCTTCGCCCGGCTCAACCAGGAGATCTCCGGCCTGGAGGTGGAACTGCTGGGCCCCGAGGGCCTCGCCTACGACGACTGGACCTTCCACCGCCCGGAGAAGATGGACCTGACAGGGCGCGGCGCCGGATACCGCTACCTGCGTAGCCGGGGCAACTCGATCGAGGGCGGGACCTCGGAGATCCTGCGCAACATCATCGCCGAGCGGGTCCTGGGCCTGCCCGGGGAGATCCGGGTCGACAAGGACGTCGCGTGGAAGGACCTGCCGAAGTGA
- a CDS encoding acyl-CoA dehydrogenase family protein, with translation MSTTETDLLYSEVEEELRDSVRGLLTDKCPASDVLARVESDEPTDTALWKELCGLGVAGLPIPEAQGGAGASWREAAVVAEELGRAVAPVPFLGSAVLATAALLELGDTPAAAEALGRMASGESTVTLAVPLATLPAAAFPDAVREDDGGLTGTVAKVADAATADALLVPALSRSGPGLYLVAATDTRRTPLVGLDLTRSLADIGLDRVPARCVASGPEAERALRSALVTGAAVLASEQLGVAQWALDATVDYVKTRTQFGRPVGSFQAVKHRIADLWVSVSQARAVVRNAASAVAGAADDAEGELSAAVAQAFVSRVAVTAAEEAVQLHGGIGFTWEHPAHLYLKRAKSDAIALGTADRHRLALSRLVDLPVSTA, from the coding sequence GTGAGCACGACCGAAACCGACCTGCTGTACAGCGAGGTCGAGGAAGAGCTGCGGGACAGCGTCCGCGGACTGCTGACGGACAAGTGCCCCGCCTCGGATGTCCTGGCGCGGGTGGAGAGCGACGAGCCCACCGACACGGCACTGTGGAAGGAGCTGTGCGGGCTCGGCGTGGCCGGCCTGCCGATCCCCGAGGCCCAAGGCGGGGCCGGTGCGAGCTGGCGGGAGGCGGCCGTGGTGGCCGAGGAGCTGGGCCGGGCGGTCGCCCCGGTGCCGTTCCTCGGCAGCGCGGTGCTGGCCACCGCGGCGCTGCTGGAACTCGGCGACACCCCCGCCGCGGCCGAGGCACTCGGCCGGATGGCATCGGGCGAATCGACCGTCACGCTCGCCGTACCGCTCGCGACGCTGCCCGCAGCGGCCTTCCCGGACGCGGTACGGGAGGACGATGGTGGGCTCACGGGGACGGTCGCCAAAGTGGCCGACGCGGCGACCGCCGACGCCCTGCTGGTCCCGGCCCTCTCCCGGAGCGGCCCCGGGCTGTACCTGGTGGCGGCGACCGACACGAGGCGGACACCGCTGGTCGGGCTGGACCTGACACGGTCGCTGGCCGACATCGGTCTGGACCGCGTACCGGCCCGGTGCGTGGCCTCGGGTCCGGAGGCCGAGCGGGCGCTGCGCTCGGCTCTGGTGACCGGTGCCGCCGTGCTCGCGTCCGAGCAGCTGGGCGTGGCCCAGTGGGCGCTGGACGCGACGGTCGACTACGTCAAGACACGGACCCAGTTCGGCCGCCCGGTGGGGTCGTTCCAGGCGGTCAAGCACCGAATCGCCGACCTGTGGGTGTCGGTCTCCCAGGCCCGGGCGGTGGTCCGGAACGCCGCGAGCGCGGTGGCGGGAGCGGCCGACGACGCCGAGGGCGAGCTGAGCGCCGCGGTGGCCCAGGCGTTCGTCTCGCGTGTGGCGGTGACCGCGGCCGAGGAGGCGGTCCAGCTGCACGGAGGGATCGGCTTCACCTGGGAGCACCCGGCCCACCTGTACCTGAAGCGGGCGAAGAGCGACGCGATCGCCCTCGGCACCGCCGACCGCCACCGGCTGGCGCTGTCCCGGCTGGTCGACCTGCCCGTAAGCACGGCGTAG